A part of Methanohalobium evestigatum Z-7303 genomic DNA contains:
- a CDS encoding dihydrolipoyl dehydrogenase family protein — translation MKKYDVVVIGTGTAGSTVAHKCNSAGKNVAIIDHRPFGGTCALRGCDPKKVLVGGAELVDWNNRMKETAGLDRDTTINWTSLISFKRTFTQAFPDMIEKNFTSHGIDAYHGLACFSDDKTIEVGDDQIEGDYIVIATGSKPRELNILGEEHIITSDEFMELENLPGNVVFLGGGYISFEFANIAARAGSKPLILQRGENPLKTFDSDMVDVAVEASKDAGIDVLTGHKVTKIEKKGNLYEVTTENEKQNTFTTDLVVHGGGRSANIDELGLDKGNVEVHKKGIAVNEYMQSPSNPRVYAAGDCTEEGPQLTPVAGLQGDTVAENIIKGNNKQVDYTGIPAVVFTLPPLASVGITKDDVKDTHEVIYNDRSSWYSSKRLNFNHAASKIIIDKQTDKILGAHILGPEAEEVINIFAMAMRYGLNASDVKNAVFTYPSVCSDIEHMM, via the coding sequence ATGAAAAAATATGATGTTGTTGTTATAGGTACAGGGACTGCAGGTTCTACGGTAGCCCACAAATGTAATTCTGCAGGTAAAAATGTGGCAATCATAGATCACAGACCCTTTGGGGGCACCTGCGCGTTAAGAGGATGTGACCCTAAAAAGGTTCTTGTAGGAGGTGCTGAACTGGTTGACTGGAACAATAGAATGAAGGAAACCGCTGGTCTGGATAGGGATACAACTATAAACTGGACATCTCTTATTTCTTTTAAAAGGACATTCACCCAAGCGTTTCCTGATATGATAGAGAAAAATTTCACCTCTCATGGTATTGATGCCTATCATGGACTTGCCTGTTTTTCTGATGATAAGACAATAGAGGTGGGTGATGACCAGATAGAAGGGGATTATATAGTAATAGCAACCGGTTCAAAACCCAGAGAATTGAATATACTCGGTGAAGAGCATATAATAACAAGTGATGAGTTTATGGAATTGGAAAACCTGCCGGGTAATGTAGTATTTCTGGGAGGGGGGTATATATCCTTCGAATTTGCCAATATAGCCGCAAGAGCGGGTTCAAAACCTTTAATCTTGCAGAGAGGAGAAAATCCTCTTAAAACGTTTGATTCTGATATGGTGGATGTAGCTGTGGAAGCATCAAAAGATGCAGGTATAGACGTTTTAACTGGTCACAAAGTCACCAAAATCGAAAAAAAGGGCAACCTGTATGAAGTAACAACAGAAAATGAAAAACAGAATACGTTTACTACAGACCTTGTGGTTCATGGTGGTGGAAGGTCTGCTAATATCGATGAACTTGGATTGGATAAAGGTAATGTCGAGGTTCACAAAAAAGGTATAGCAGTTAATGAATACATGCAGAGTCCTTCCAATCCCAGAGTATATGCTGCCGGTGATTGTACAGAAGAGGGACCTCAGCTAACACCTGTTGCAGGTCTTCAGGGTGATACAGTGGCTGAAAACATCATCAAAGGAAATAACAAACAAGTGGATTATACAGGCATACCAGCGGTAGTGTTTACACTGCCTCCTCTGGCAAGTGTAGGAATCACCAAAGATGATGTAAAAGATACCCATGAGGTAATTTATAATGACAGAAGCAGCTGGTACTCCTCAAAGAGACTCAATTTTAACCATGCGGCATCCAAAATAATCATCGATAAACAGACTGATAAGATACTTGGGGCTCATATACTCGGACCTGAGGCAGAAGAGGTCATAAATATATTTGCAATGGCGATGAGATACGGATTGAATGCAAGTGATGTAAAGAATGCGGTGTTTACCTATCCGAGTGTATGTTCAGACATCGAACATATGATGTAA
- a CDS encoding YbhB/YbcL family Raf kinase inhibitor-like protein — translation MENIEVTSSAFKHNGEIPKKYSCDGEDINPDLQFSNVPSGTESLVLIMDDPDAPVGTFTHWVVWNIDPSSSIKENSVPGVQGANSFGKSSYGGPCPPSGTHRYFFRVYALDTKLDKSEGATKKEVEKAMEGHVVGKGELMGNYSRK, via the coding sequence ATGGAGAATATAGAGGTAACAAGCAGCGCATTCAAACATAATGGAGAAATCCCGAAGAAGTATTCCTGTGATGGAGAGGATATAAATCCGGATTTACAGTTTAGTAATGTACCGTCGGGAACGGAAAGTCTGGTACTGATTATGGATGACCCTGATGCACCGGTGGGTACATTCACACACTGGGTTGTATGGAACATTGACCCATCATCGAGCATAAAAGAAAACAGTGTTCCCGGTGTACAGGGAGCAAACAGCTTTGGAAAATCATCCTACGGTGGACCCTGCCCGCCTTCAGGAACTCATAGATATTTCTTCAGAGTTTATGCACTTGATACAAAACTTGATAAGAGCGAAGGTGCGACCAAAAAGGAAGTTGAGAAGGCGATGGAAGGTCATGTTGTCGGCAAAGGGGAGTTAATGGGCAACTACAGCAGGAAATAA
- a CDS encoding phosphoribosyltransferase encodes MKSIDDQWEMGKMFKDRTDAGKQLAKLLDKYRNEDVLVLAIPRGGVEIGYQVANYLDAELSLLVSRKLPFPYNPEAGFGAVTEDGSSFINEIAARELSEDMIEQIKKEQVDEIKRRIEVLRNGEPLPDMKNRTVILTDDGLAMGSTMSASVKLCKNKGAGKIVVAVPVAGKQVADMIDKVVDDIIVLDIPPFFHAVAQVYENWYDVSDNEVIEIMNKAKK; translated from the coding sequence TTGAAATCTATCGATGACCAGTGGGAGATGGGTAAGATGTTTAAAGACCGAACAGATGCAGGTAAACAACTTGCAAAATTGCTGGATAAGTATCGTAATGAGGATGTTTTGGTACTGGCGATTCCCAGGGGAGGAGTAGAAATAGGTTATCAGGTGGCTAACTATCTTGATGCAGAATTATCACTGCTTGTTTCCAGAAAATTGCCTTTTCCTTATAACCCTGAGGCGGGTTTTGGAGCAGTTACAGAAGATGGGAGTTCATTCATCAATGAGATTGCTGCAAGAGAACTATCAGAGGATATGATAGAACAGATAAAAAAGGAACAGGTAGATGAAATTAAAAGACGAATAGAAGTATTGCGAAACGGTGAACCTCTGCCTGATATGAAAAACCGAACTGTAATACTTACAGATGATGGTCTTGCAATGGGTTCTACAATGAGTGCTTCTGTTAAACTCTGCAAAAACAAAGGTGCAGGTAAAATTGTGGTAGCAGTACCTGTCGCGGGAAAACAGGTTGCTGATATGATAGATAAAGTAGTGGATGATATCATAGTACTTGATATTCCTCCCTTTTTCCATGCAGTGGCACAGGTCTATGAAAACTGGTATGACGTATCTGATAATGAAGTTATTGAAATAATGAACAAAGCCAAAAAATGA
- a CDS encoding SDR family NAD(P)-dependent oxidoreductase yields the protein MQLKDQTAVVTGGGKGIGKSICLALAKEGANIIPAARTESDIEKTKREVEEIGTQSMAVKTDVTKEEDVKNLVSKSIDTFGGIDIFVNNAGVGLRKPFIETSLDEFEKVIEVNLKGVFLGMKHALPHMQYNNSGKIINISSGAGKSGIPELSVYSASKFGVIGLTESTAREVGSNVQIYAVCPGGVDTDMYRSMFSGRPHLKPDDVAKKVVELCMPSTNIPSGSSVEIYR from the coding sequence ATGCAATTAAAAGACCAGACAGCCGTTGTAACAGGCGGAGGTAAAGGTATAGGCAAGTCCATCTGTCTTGCACTGGCAAAAGAGGGGGCAAACATAATTCCAGCTGCCAGAACTGAATCTGATATTGAAAAAACAAAAAGAGAAGTTGAGGAAATTGGGACACAGTCAATGGCAGTAAAGACAGATGTAACCAAAGAAGAGGATGTAAAAAATCTGGTATCAAAAAGTATCGATACGTTTGGTGGTATAGATATATTTGTCAACAATGCAGGAGTGGGGCTAAGGAAACCGTTTATTGAAACATCACTGGACGAATTTGAAAAAGTAATAGAGGTCAATTTAAAGGGCGTTTTTCTGGGTATGAAACATGCTCTTCCGCATATGCAGTATAATAATTCTGGAAAAATAATTAATATTTCTTCAGGAGCAGGAAAATCCGGTATTCCGGAGTTATCTGTTTACAGTGCATCAAAATTTGGTGTCATAGGATTGACCGAATCTACAGCACGTGAAGTGGGAAGTAATGTACAGATATATGCTGTGTGTCCGGGTGGTGTGGATACTGATATGTACCGGTCAATGTTTTCGGGCAGACCGCATTTAAAGCCTGATGATGTTGCAAAAAAAGTTGTGGAGTTGTGTATGCCCAGTACAAATATACCATCCGGGTCATCGGTTGAAATCTATCGATGA
- a CDS encoding class I SAM-dependent methyltransferase, whose protein sequence is MCPEVCPWWLYFVLDNRIRKSIHKPEQILDNYVKPGQTVMDFGCGPGTYTIDMAQMVGRNGKVIAVDFQEKMLEILEKKCKKEGLESRVKIHQNNPESIGVSEKVDFVLAFYVIHELPAIDNFFAELKTIVKPEGRLLVVEPEVHVRKHFFDSIVKSSGNHGFVPQSRINIRFSRAVLFKNVTNKSTTPP, encoded by the coding sequence ATGTGCCCTGAAGTATGCCCGTGGTGGCTCTATTTTGTACTGGATAACAGAATCCGTAAATCTATACACAAACCTGAACAAATTCTGGATAATTATGTCAAACCCGGACAAACAGTTATGGATTTTGGATGCGGACCCGGTACATACACAATAGATATGGCACAAATGGTAGGTAGAAACGGTAAAGTTATCGCGGTAGATTTTCAGGAAAAAATGCTTGAAATACTGGAAAAAAAGTGCAAAAAAGAGGGTCTTGAATCAAGGGTTAAAATACATCAGAACAATCCTGAAAGTATAGGTGTTTCAGAAAAAGTGGATTTTGTACTGGCTTTTTATGTTATCCATGAACTTCCAGCCATAGATAATTTTTTCGCGGAATTGAAAACTATTGTAAAACCAGAAGGTCGTCTGCTGGTGGTTGAACCAGAGGTGCATGTAAGAAAACATTTTTTTGACAGTATAGTAAAATCATCAGGAAATCATGGATTTGTTCCACAATCAAGAATTAATATCAGGTTTAGCCGTGCGGTTTTATTTAAAAATGTAACAAATAAGTCAACTACCCCTCCCTAA
- the iscB gene encoding RNA-guided endonuclease IscB — MRVFVLSKNKKPLMPTRPAKARRLLESGKAKVVRRSPFTIKLLYDTAEYTQPVIAGMDSGSKHIGCAAVANDEVLYQSEVELRDDVSKKVQQRASYRRNRRSRKTRYRKPRFNNRGNSKKDGRIAPSIKSKVQSHERERRFVESILPVKKWIVETASFDIHKITNPNVSGTDYQNGDLKGYYNIRTYVLHRDNYTCQKCKNRSKDPKLECHHIVFRSKGGTNRPDNLITLCETCHGKLHNGKFTINKKPSNTKHPTEIGIVRSQIRKLNWKFQETFGYITKYKREQILGLEKTHYNDAVAICCDENNPNLQLSNVVYYKKHVSSGDYQQTKGIRSDKKIPTGKLHGLRKFDFIKTPDVSGFVKGKRTSGNFSIMDIFGNTFKKNPNVKKNCRRISARCTTLTQQIQI, encoded by the coding sequence ATGCGTGTATTTGTTTTAAGCAAAAATAAGAAACCGTTAATGCCTACGAGACCAGCTAAAGCCAGAAGATTGCTGGAATCCGGTAAAGCAAAGGTCGTCAGAAGGTCTCCGTTTACTATCAAATTGTTATACGATACAGCAGAGTACACCCAGCCTGTAATTGCCGGGATGGATTCCGGCTCAAAACACATCGGGTGTGCTGCTGTTGCTAACGACGAAGTACTGTATCAGTCTGAAGTCGAATTGAGAGATGACGTGTCAAAGAAAGTACAACAAAGAGCCAGTTACAGGAGAAACAGGAGGTCAAGAAAGACAAGGTACAGAAAACCGAGATTCAACAACAGGGGAAATTCCAAGAAAGACGGAAGAATAGCTCCATCCATCAAGAGCAAAGTGCAGTCCCACGAAAGAGAAAGAAGATTCGTTGAATCCATCCTACCTGTTAAGAAATGGATAGTAGAAACTGCCTCATTTGATATACACAAAATCACAAATCCGAATGTATCAGGTACAGATTACCAGAACGGTGACCTGAAAGGATACTATAATATCCGAACCTACGTACTCCATAGAGACAACTATACATGTCAAAAATGCAAGAACAGGTCGAAAGACCCAAAACTTGAATGTCACCACATCGTGTTCAGAAGTAAAGGTGGGACCAACAGACCTGACAATCTGATTACTCTCTGTGAAACCTGTCATGGCAAGTTACACAACGGTAAATTTACTATAAACAAAAAACCGTCTAACACGAAACACCCAACAGAAATAGGTATAGTCAGGTCGCAGATAAGAAAACTGAACTGGAAGTTCCAGGAAACATTCGGATACATAACCAAATACAAGAGAGAACAGATCCTTGGTCTGGAAAAGACTCATTACAATGATGCTGTAGCAATCTGTTGCGATGAGAATAACCCAAATTTACAGTTATCCAACGTTGTATATTACAAGAAACATGTAAGCAGTGGAGATTACCAACAGACTAAAGGTATCAGATCCGACAAGAAAATACCGACAGGAAAACTTCACGGATTGAGAAAATTCGACTTTATAAAAACTCCAGATGTTTCCGGGTTCGTAAAAGGCAAAAGAACATCAGGAAATTTCAGCATCATGGATATATTCGGAAATACTTTTAAGAAAAACCCTAACGTTAAGAAGAACTGCAGGAGAATCTCGGCTAGATGTACAACTCTGACTCAACAAATACAAATCTAA
- a CDS encoding sensor histidine kinase, which yields MDERIRELELHHRIKNNLQIINSLINLQSENFDDEDVINAFRDTQNRVSSMSLVHQKLYQSQELNNLSLNGYIKDLAENLNDIYGGNNTKINVDVQDFHLGIDTIIPLGMIVNEIISNSLKYAFSDDDNGIINIEFNSNKCYVLIIEDNGKGIPDNIDIENPGTLGLQLINTLVKQLNGEIELERKSGTKFIIRF from the coding sequence TTGGATGAACGGATTCGGGAACTGGAACTTCACCATCGGATTAAGAACAATTTACAGATTATAAACAGTTTAATAAACCTGCAATCTGAAAATTTTGATGATGAAGATGTTATTAATGCATTCAGAGATACTCAAAACCGTGTCTCTTCGATGTCACTGGTTCATCAGAAACTGTACCAATCTCAAGAATTAAACAACCTAAGTTTAAATGGTTATATAAAAGACCTTGCTGAAAATCTAAATGACATTTATGGTGGGAACAACACCAAAATTAATGTTGATGTGCAGGACTTCCACTTAGGAATTGATACTATAATTCCTCTTGGGATGATTGTCAATGAAATAATTTCAAATTCTTTAAAATATGCGTTTTCAGATGATGATAACGGGATTATTAACATAGAATTTAACAGTAACAAATGCTATGTTTTGATTATAGAAGACAACGGAAAGGGAATCCCCGATAATATTGATATAGAAAATCCTGGCACACTTGGATTACAGTTAATAAATACTCTTGTAAAACAGTTAAATGGTGAAATCGAATTGGAAAGAAAGAGTGGTACCAAGTTTATTATAAGATTTTAA
- a CDS encoding carboxymuconolactone decarboxylase family protein has protein sequence MENMELPEFLQILKEKDPKYAANLLENFSETQTDGALSAKTKLLIAMALDAGNGDIDGVKALSQHAREAGATEEEILEVIKVIGSVCGTQGLFYATKAFK, from the coding sequence ATGGAAAATATGGAATTACCAGAATTTCTTCAAATACTTAAAGAAAAAGATCCCAAATATGCAGCCAATCTGCTGGAAAATTTTTCAGAAACCCAGACTGATGGAGCTTTATCTGCAAAGACCAAGTTGCTAATAGCCATGGCTCTTGATGCCGGCAATGGAGATATTGATGGGGTTAAAGCTTTATCCCAACACGCCAGAGAGGCAGGTGCTACTGAAGAGGAAATACTTGAAGTAATAAAGGTTATAGGGTCAGTCTGTGGTACACAGGGTTTGTTTTATGCCACTAAAGCCTTTAAATGA
- a CDS encoding helix-turn-helix transcriptional regulator: MKQSLLDVIFLSDKRKKLLLLLNDNPKNIDYIKTSLNVTSTSIMPQIKILKEKQLINYEHDTELYKLSDIGKIIAENMQPLLDTVNVFEENLEYWASRDLSAIPDHLLKRIGELGHCTLIQPDLNHMFELPREVIDNMYKSNNIMAISSCFHPSYPTLFLEIAKKGTDISIILTESTFEKLKNEFRENTEEFLKMSNAKLHISNGNIKLTAAAITDRFVFLCFFDKDQRFDLQYIMSFDESALKWGGELFQYYINQSTPVTNLLKVQKEL, translated from the coding sequence ATGAAGCAATCATTATTAGATGTCATATTTCTTTCTGATAAAAGAAAGAAACTACTATTATTGTTGAACGATAACCCGAAAAATATCGATTATATAAAGACCTCACTTAATGTTACTTCTACGTCTATAATGCCCCAGATAAAGATATTGAAGGAAAAACAACTGATAAATTATGAGCATGATACAGAGCTTTATAAATTATCAGATATCGGGAAAATTATCGCTGAAAATATGCAGCCTCTTCTGGATACTGTAAATGTATTTGAAGAAAACCTTGAATACTGGGCATCCCGTGATTTAAGTGCTATTCCAGACCACCTTTTAAAAAGGATAGGCGAACTCGGGCACTGTACACTAATCCAGCCCGACCTGAACCATATGTTTGAACTTCCCCGGGAAGTTATTGACAACATGTACAAATCAAACAATATAATGGCTATATCATCCTGTTTCCATCCAAGCTATCCTACATTATTTCTTGAAATTGCAAAAAAAGGAACAGATATATCCATAATTCTGACAGAATCTACATTTGAGAAACTCAAAAATGAATTCAGAGAAAACACAGAAGAATTTCTGAAAATGAGCAATGCAAAACTTCACATATCCAACGGAAATATAAAGCTAACAGCAGCTGCTATAACAGACAGATTTGTATTTTTATGTTTCTTTGATAAAGACCAAAGATTTGACCTCCAGTATATTATGAGTTTTGATGAAAGCGCACTGAAATGGGGTGGAGAACTGTTCCAGTATTATATAAACCAGTCTACACCTGTTACAAATCTATTGAAAGTACAAAAGGAACTATAA
- a CDS encoding ArsR/SmtB family transcription factor: MEKTLQQIVDIGEAISHPLRLKLIYMLAEREWYVYELAKELKISRQVLYLHLKRLEKADFVESDLRLEDEDMRAKKFFRLKQFDVEVGIEDLNRIFENSSDNNE, encoded by the coding sequence ATGGAAAAAACACTTCAGCAAATAGTTGATATCGGAGAGGCGATTTCGCATCCTTTGAGGTTGAAATTGATATATATGCTTGCTGAACGTGAATGGTATGTCTATGAACTTGCCAAAGAACTAAAGATATCAAGACAGGTGCTTTACCTTCATTTAAAGCGTCTTGAAAAAGCGGATTTTGTGGAAAGTGATTTAAGACTTGAAGATGAAGATATGAGGGCTAAAAAATTTTTCAGGTTAAAGCAGTTTGATGTTGAAGTGGGGATTGAAGACCTCAACCGGATTTTTGAAAATTCATCCGATAATAATGAATAA
- a CDS encoding nucleoside recognition domain-containing protein — protein MLTDALLLSFDYLSTIIPYMIAGVVLAELVVELGWVDKISFLVRPITGFVHLRKECGISFLTAFASPSAANASLKDLHDNELIDEKELIIASVLNSFPSIITHWRTLLPVLVPLLGTIGLIYVGILTLVGLLKTVIVALIGHFILDGSNHSVAEFTKAGKPDGFVDALKSSLVKSKKTLGKILVVTVPVTIFVFILMDIGVFDIVSQYLKSVSRLLPVPVNGLPVIAAQFASKIAGYTIAGNLLTGEVLSGKEILITLLISKILTSITGLRIIAPHYIGIFGPRLGMKTMLISFILRLMILIFITLLLLVFL, from the coding sequence ATGCTAACTGATGCTCTTTTGTTATCATTTGATTATTTGTCCACTATTATACCCTACATGATAGCGGGAGTTGTTCTTGCAGAACTTGTTGTGGAACTTGGATGGGTTGATAAAATCAGTTTCCTTGTTCGTCCCATAACAGGATTCGTTCATTTGCGAAAGGAGTGTGGTATAAGCTTTTTGACAGCTTTTGCTTCGCCATCAGCTGCAAATGCGTCGTTAAAAGACCTGCATGATAATGAATTGATAGATGAAAAAGAGCTTATCATTGCATCTGTTTTGAATTCGTTTCCTTCTATAATTACTCACTGGCGTACACTTCTTCCTGTGCTTGTGCCTCTTTTGGGTACTATTGGTCTTATATACGTAGGAATACTTACACTGGTAGGGCTTTTAAAAACGGTCATTGTAGCATTAATCGGACATTTTATACTTGATGGCAGTAATCATTCAGTAGCTGAATTCACTAAAGCCGGTAAACCTGATGGATTTGTTGACGCTTTAAAATCCAGCCTTGTAAAATCTAAAAAAACATTGGGTAAAATACTTGTGGTAACTGTACCTGTGACTATTTTTGTTTTTATTCTTATGGATATTGGCGTATTTGATATTGTATCGCAATATCTAAAATCTGTTTCTCGTTTGTTGCCTGTTCCTGTCAATGGTTTGCCTGTAATCGCCGCACAATTTGCAAGCAAAATAGCCGGTTATACAATTGCTGGAAATTTGCTTACAGGAGAGGTTCTCAGTGGAAAAGAAATTCTAATAACCCTGCTTATTAGTAAAATATTGACCAGTATTACTGGTCTTCGTATAATAGCTCCTCATTATATTGGTATATTTGGACCAAGACTTGGAATGAAAACAATGTTAATCTCATTTATTCTACGTTTAATGATATTGATATTTATCACTTTGTTGCTACTTGTTTTCCTGTAA
- a CDS encoding 4Fe-4S binding protein produces the protein MPAVVDSEICTGCEACVDECPVDAISMNDDGIAVVDEEECTDCEACVDICPVEAISMK, from the coding sequence ATGCCAGCAGTAGTAGATTCAGAAATATGCACAGGCTGTGAAGCATGTGTTGACGAATGTCCAGTAGATGCAATATCAATGAACGATGATGGTATAGCTGTAGTTGATGAAGAAGAATGCACTGATTGTGAAGCATGCGTAGATATATGCCCTGTCGAAGCAATCAGCATGAAATAA
- a CDS encoding DUF2070 family protein: MSDNIDVFKNIIFSVPSLKRVVEALIVTGAIYGVLINLSISYLSAVPLNLYYIIITALFMFIIPALVSGELYYQFLPEYPRKWGYFLTLFNEFVLFVYGMILTFSAESGFISAWNIFWIAIITIFLTSLLVLVGTLGYKYIKRISILGMVQPLMIVSAFHLSIGKSLEITVTTYIERIGLLFLAGIMLLLTFFLAEYLISTNVNVSAIKLSSGLLQKRQEVLNLGYSSRPDVQTLEIENENSSTTIAVPWIHPGPLEGFGGGRASTDLINHLNENGSGFFFHVPSTHKCDPVNPDDIYKIIKALNKPTKSSTASKLVKESYPEHKLTFYGRKLGDKKLVYMEAENYGDYEISVFRDLIDLENVMIIDLHNHERNKEPDPQLLYGTDEAEIFREKLLKFLDKLEGLKTSDYQVGYCTNTIGTPKFALIENVDGQKTLLFGTEGNGISEKMDEVRQNLKDSYDEILIFTTDTHSSIHNMISNKHVETDELYEVINKASKNVSNGSAGFTNNKSESMKLLKDDYLGLAYSINILVRLFPLSLLLLYIVLILWIL, translated from the coding sequence ATGTCTGATAACATCGATGTTTTTAAAAACATTATATTTAGTGTACCTTCTTTAAAAAGAGTAGTTGAAGCACTAATAGTTACAGGAGCAATATACGGAGTATTAATCAATCTATCAATATCATATCTTTCTGCAGTACCATTAAATCTTTACTATATTATTATTACTGCGCTTTTTATGTTTATAATCCCTGCTCTTGTCTCGGGAGAACTGTATTATCAATTTTTACCCGAGTATCCAAGAAAGTGGGGATATTTCCTTACACTTTTTAATGAATTTGTGCTTTTTGTCTATGGAATGATTTTAACTTTTAGTGCTGAGTCAGGATTTATCAGTGCATGGAATATCTTCTGGATAGCCATTATAACTATATTCTTAACCAGCTTACTGGTACTTGTTGGTACACTTGGCTACAAATACATTAAAAGAATCAGTATTCTGGGAATGGTACAACCCCTAATGATTGTATCAGCCTTCCACCTATCCATTGGGAAAAGCCTTGAAATAACAGTGACCACATACATAGAACGTATAGGTTTACTGTTTCTTGCGGGAATAATGCTTTTGTTAACTTTTTTCCTGGCAGAATATCTGATTTCTACAAACGTCAATGTTTCAGCTATAAAACTTTCCTCAGGGTTGCTGCAAAAACGGCAGGAAGTACTTAACCTTGGGTACTCATCCAGACCAGATGTTCAAACTCTTGAAATCGAAAATGAAAATAGTTCAACTACAATAGCAGTTCCATGGATACACCCCGGACCTCTTGAGGGTTTTGGAGGAGGAAGAGCATCCACAGATTTAATAAACCATCTTAACGAAAACGGCAGTGGTTTCTTTTTCCATGTTCCATCAACTCATAAATGTGACCCGGTTAACCCGGATGATATTTACAAAATAATAAAAGCATTAAACAAACCAACAAAAAGCTCCACTGCTTCCAAATTGGTCAAAGAAAGTTATCCAGAACATAAGTTAACATTCTACGGCAGAAAGCTTGGTGATAAAAAACTTGTATATATGGAAGCCGAAAACTACGGTGATTATGAGATTTCAGTTTTCAGAGACCTTATAGATCTGGAAAATGTAATGATAATCGACCTTCACAACCATGAGAGGAATAAAGAACCTGACCCTCAATTACTTTATGGTACAGATGAAGCAGAAATATTCAGAGAAAAATTACTCAAATTCCTGGATAAACTTGAAGGTCTTAAAACTTCCGATTATCAGGTAGGATACTGCACTAACACTATAGGAACTCCCAAATTTGCCCTGATAGAAAATGTGGATGGACAGAAAACACTTCTATTTGGAACTGAAGGAAATGGTATTTCAGAAAAGATGGATGAAGTTCGCCAGAACTTAAAAGACAGTTATGATGAAATATTAATCTTTACCACTGATACACATAGCAGTATTCATAACATGATATCCAACAAACACGTAGAAACTGACGAATTATACGAGGTTATAAATAAAGCCAGTAAAAACGTGTCAAACGGAAGTGCAGGGTTTACCAACAATAAATCAGAATCAATGAAATTGTTAAAAGATGATTATCTCGGGCTTGCGTACAGTATCAATATATTGGTACGGCTGTTTCCCCTTTCATTGCTGTTGCTTTATATAGTCCTGATTTTATGGATTCTATAA